From a single Lolium rigidum isolate FL_2022 chromosome 7, APGP_CSIRO_Lrig_0.1, whole genome shotgun sequence genomic region:
- the LOC124670264 gene encoding beta-hexosaminidase 2-like, with protein sequence MAARNAFLALLLLPLLSSPLLSRAQESSSFPVNVWPKPTSMSWAEPLMAMPVSSSFRIVGPSGNNPYLVLATQRYTALLFTERYRPIVRPAVNVTAAGDSIHSLTLVVSDLSAPLQDGVDESYVLEILPTGAATVTAATAWGAMHGLETFSQLSWRSASGKLLVAAGVRVEDRPLYQHRGLMLDTGRTYFPVLDILRTIDAMAWNKMNVFHWHITDSQSFPIELPSEPRLAEMGAYGEDMRYTVEDVTRIVEFAMSRGVRVVPEIDGPGHTASWAGAYPEAVSCAGKFWLPDANDWGTRLAAEPGSGQLNPLKSKTYEVVANVINDITTLFPDGFYHAGADEVTPGCWQTDPSIQADIDNGGTLSQLLERYVRAAGYRAIVSSATFYYLDCGHGDFVGNNSVYDDQRSDYDTQGGSWCGPFKTWQRVYDYDIVHGLTAQEAKLVIGGEVALWTEQADATVLDARLWPRASAMAEALWSGNRDAAGVKRYAEATDRLNDWRHRMVGRGVRAEPIQPLWCRTRPGMCNLVR encoded by the exons ATGGCGGCGAGGAATGCCTTTCTCGCCCTCCTGCTCCTGCCCTTGCTGAGCTCGCCGCTGCTGTCGCGCGCCCAGGAATCGTCGTCCTTCCCCGTCAATGTCTGGCCCAAGCCGACGTCCATGTCGTGGGCAGAGCCTCTCATGGCCATGCCGGTGTCGTCGTCGTTCCGCATCGTCGGGCCGTCCGGGAACAACCCGTACCTCGTCCTGGCCACGCAGCGCTACACCGCGCTGCTCTTCACCGAGCGGTACCGGCCCATCGTCCGGCCGGCGGTGAATGTCACCGCCGCGGGGGACTCGATCCATAGCCTGACTTTGGTCGTGTCCGACCTATCCGCCCCGCTCCAGGACGGCGTGGACGAGTCCTACGTTCTGGAGATCCTCCCCACGGGCGCGGCCACCGTCACGGCGGCCACGGCGTGGGGCGCCATGCACGGGCTGGAGACCTTCTCACAGCTGTCGTGGAGGAGTGCCAGCGGGAAGCTGCTGGTGGCCGCCGGCGTGCGGGTGGAGGACCGGCCGCTGTACCAGCACCGTGGCCTGATGCTCGACACCGGGAGGACGTACTTCCCCGTCCTGGACATCCTAAGGACGATCGACGCCATGGCGTGGAACAAGATGAACGTGTTCCACTGGCACATCACCGACTCGCAGTCGTTCCCCATCGAGCTGCCCTCCGAGCCGCGGCTAGCGGAGATGGGAGCGTACGGCGAGGACATGAGGTACACCGTCGAGGACGTGACGCGCATCGTGGAGTTCGCCATGAGCCGCGGCGTCCGCGTCGTGCCGGAGATAGACGGGCCGG GTCACACGGCGTCGTGGGCCGGAGCGTACCCGGAGGCGGTGTCCTGCGCGGGCAAGTTTTGGCTGCCCGACGCAAACGACTGGGGCACCAGGCTGGCGGCCGAGCCAGGGTCCGGCCAGCTGAACCCGCTCAAGTCCAAGACGTACGAGGTGGTGGCCAACGTGATCAACGACATCACCACCCTCTTCCCGGACGGCTTCTACCACGCCGGCGCCGACGAGGTCACCCCGGGCTGCTGGCAGACGGACCCCTCCATCCAGGCCGACATCGACAACGGCGGCACCCTCAGCCAGCTCCTGGAGCGGTACGTCCGCGCG GCCGGGTACCGCGCCATCGTCTCCTCCGCCACCTTCTACTACCTCGACTGCGGCCACGGGGACTTCGTCGGTAACAACAGCGTCTACGATGATCAGCGGAGCGACTACGACACCCAGGGAGGGTCATGGTGCGGGCCCTTCAAGACCTGGCAGCGGGTCTACGACTACGACATCGTCCACGGGCTCACCGCCCAGGAGGCCAAGCTCGTCATCGGCGGCGAGGTGGCGCTCTGGACGGAGCAGGCCGACGCCACGGTCCTCGACGCCAGGCTCTGGCCACGCGCGTCCGCCATGGCGGAGGCGCTCTGGTCCGGCAACCGCGACGCGGCCGGCGTTAAGCGCTACGCGGAGGCGACGGACAGGCTCAACGACTGGAGGCACCGCATGGTGGGGAGAGGAGTCCGGGCGGAGCCCATCCAGCCGCTCTGGTGCCGGACGCGCCCCGGAATGTGCAACCTGGTTCGGTAA